Part of the Lysobacter enzymogenes genome is shown below.
CTTGACGGCGCTGTGTGCGATCAGAACGATCGCCATGCCGCGGTTCATGCGGAGCTCGTTGCATCCGGCCAGGAATTCGCGCCAAACGGCGTTCGCCTCGATGTAGCCCTTGCCGTAGCCGGGCGCCTCGATGTTGGCCCAGCCGTTACGACGACAGGCGTAGTCCCAGATCATCGGTTCGAGCCAGTCAGTCGAGTCCACCACCGCAGTCCCGTAGTCGTGCTCCTGGTCGCGCAGAGCGGTCAGCGCCTGCTGCACTTCCTCGTAGGTCTTGAGCGGGGAGCCGCCGTTGAAGGCGTCGACCTCGATGCCGCTCAGGCCGTCCTCCAGGGGGATGAAGATCGGCTTGTAAGCGCCGGCGGCGAAGGTGGACTTGCCGACTTTCTGCGCGCCGTGGATGACCACCCGCG
Proteins encoded:
- a CDS encoding ATP-binding protein, with product MVIHGAQKVGKSTFAAGAYKPIFIPLEDGLSGIEVDAFNGGSPLKTYEEVQQALTALRDQEHDYGTAVVDSTDWLEPMIWDYACRRNGWANIEAPGYGKGYIEANAVWREFLAGCNELRMNRGMAIVLIAHSAVKRFEAPDSEAYDRYELKMQKGALGLIVEWADAILYAADEVAIKKEDVGFNKKRARAVGTGGRVMHCNAKPSFIAGNATGFRTCWTCRGRH